Genomic segment of Synechococcus sp. A18-25c:
GCCTGGCTTGCCTCAGCGATGGCGACCGTGACGGCACCCTGTTCGCCTGGATCGGCATGAAGGATTTGCTTGGGATGACGTAACTGCGCGCCGTCTCCTGCTGCCAGCAGAGCCGCTGCTTCCGCAACCGATGCTGTTCCCATCTCCGCGTTGACCACCTCTGAAGGCGTGGGCACGGCAACCGCCGCCAAACTGGAAGCGCAGTGCAGCCGAAAGGGCCATTCGTGCTGTTCGCTCAGGCGAATGAGTGCTGGCTCATTGGCCTTGACGTCGATGCTGCTGATTCCGGCCACCGCTTCCCGGGCCAGTGATGCTTGAGCAAGAGCTGATGCGACGGCACGTTCGACCAGGCCAAGGCTGGTGTTGCGCTCGCAACCGATGCCGATCCAGAGGGTGGGGGGATGCCAACGACAGGCTGCAGCATCGGTTTTAGCCCCGATGCTCAAGGCGGGAGATTGATGGGAGCCATCCCGATGATGGAGTCGTTGGCTGCCAGCACTGGTTGACCAGAGCGTTGTTCCGCTTTGCTGCGTCAGGCTCAGCGGTTGCTCCATGGCCTGGGATTGCATCAGCTGATGCCAGGCGCTCGCTTCGCCTCCGCGCTTCCAACCCCATGCCTCGCCAAAGGCATCCAGTGCCAGGCGACCTTGTGTGCTGGCATCACCGGTGAGAACGGCTCGACTTCCAAGTGCGGCGGCAAGATCTCGTGCCAGCTGCTCTGCCCCAGCGGAATGACCGCCCAAGAGCGGCACCACATGCTCGCCCCGCGCATCCATCACCACAACCGCAGGATCGGAGTGCTTGTCTTGCACCAGAGGAGCAATCAGCCTTGTAACCGCTCCAATGGCGCCAATCACCAGCAGGTTGCCCCCGCGGGTCCAGTTGGCTTTCAGCAGTTGCGACGCTGGACCAATCCGCAGATCCGCGGGCATGTCCTTCAGCGTGGTTGCAGCACCGGGCGTCAATGCGATTGCCTTGATGCGCTCCATCTGCTGCAGGCGCTGCAGGAGCGGCCAGGCACTGGCTGAAAGGCCAAGAGCCAGCGTCACGGTGTCGGCCTGGTGCGTGTTGGTGGTGTCAGCGTTCAGGGCAAAAGCTTCGGAAGATCAGCGCTGGGTGCCATTGGCGTTCAACAGCTCCCTGGCTGATCCTCCCAGGCTGCTGGTGGGGGCATTGGTGTTGGCCCCCTCCGGAGGCGTGGGTGGCGAGGCGATTGCCTGGGGTTGACGGTCGCTCGGGGTTTTGGCGGGGTCGTTCTCTGAAGGTCTTGCCTTGGATGGGTCTGGCGGCTCAGGCGCCTCGTCGCGGGCTGGTGCGGGCTGCGATTCCAGCTGGATCGGGTCCTTGTCGACCTCCATGGACTGTGGGTCTGGTGTTGATGTCGTGTCTTCGGCGGGGGTGGGGGTGGCTGGTTGAGGCTCAGGGTCATCTGATTGCTCTAATTGGAAGGGCTGCTCCGTCGTGACAGCACCCGCTGGCTTGGCTGGTGGCGTGGGTTCTGGAACGGCCTCTCCCAGCAGTCGTGCGATCTGCTGATCGGAGAGCTTGGATTGCATCCAAATCGGCCGCTCCCCTGATAAGGAGTCTTGGGAGCGGAATTGATTGTTGAAGACCGGAGTGATCGGGTCTCCCATGCCATCCAGGAGTTCCATCTGAACACCGCCATTGCCGGCACCCTTCAACCAAAGGGCGTCCTGGCGGTCGACCAGAAAGCTGTCGCCGTTCACGCTGATGCGCAGCCTCCAACGTCCATCGCCTTCGCGAAGGTTTTGCAAGGGCGCATTCCAGATGAGCCAGTCGATCAGCAGCGGCTCGCCGCGTCCCAGCTCTGCAGGACTGACAACGGCAAGCCAGGGAGCATCCTGATCGGGTTGGGTGCCAATCAGTTCTTGAAGAAGGTCCAGTCGCCACTGAAGACTCGCCCCAGGCGATTTCACGGCTTCTCCCCAGGGCATGGCTGCATAGGCGCTGAAGCGATGACTTCCAGGGGAGAGGTCAGGCAGGTCAACGGTCAGTCGACCCTGGCTGGCCTGGCTGAATCGCAACGGCGGCTGATCGTCAATTTGCAGAGCCACGTGGGCCCCTAGCCCCAGTTGTGGGTCTTCGGTCAGTGGCCAGTCCTCGATTTGAAGTTCAATTGATGTGCGGCGAGTCTTCAGCAGGCTTCCATCGCGCGGACTGATGAGGGTTAGGCGCGGCTGGTAATGGTTGAGGGCCTGTTGCAGTTGTTGCACGGCGCCGGGCGGGCTCACTTCCTGCAGGCGACCCGTTGGCGCGCTGGCATCGACGATGTGATGTCCGCGCGCTTTGGAACTGGTCTGATCGCCTCCCCAGGACCAGGCCTGAACAGGCGCGGCCGGCCAGAAGCTGATCAAAAGCACCAGCACGGCTGCCAGCCAGCGTTGGAGGAAGTGGTTTCGGCCTGATGCCGTCATGGAGCCGAGCTTGAATGCAGTCATTCTGGTCATCGACGCCAGGTCGCAACTCGCTGGGAAAATTTGCATTATTTAGGCGAATATTTTTTGTCTTTCGGTGATGTTTACTCCCTTGAATCAATCTTGCTTCGCTGATATTCAGTCTCGGGAAAATCCTAGGTGCAGACAGGCCAGCAGCCGGATTGAACCTTTGTAACTCCCTTGGGTGTGATGCGGGTCTGCGCTCCTATGCTTCCGCCAGCGGTCCCCTCATCAGGGGCCCCAGCTCCAGTGGCTGTCAGGGATCTTGATCCTTGAAAGCCATTGGTGCCCGGCCGTAGTGAGGCTCGTCCGAGCTTCGGCCGGGGCCCCGGTGAATCTCCGGATTTGCTGGAGGGGTGTCCCACCACCTCGATCCCGTCCCTCGAGGAACGACTCGATGACCATCAGCCCACCAGAGCGTGGGAACACCGCGAAGACTCAGGTCGAGAAGGTCGACAATCCAGCGACCTTCGAGCTGTTCGGCAAGCCCGGACACTTTGACCGAGCCCTCGCGAAAGGTCCCAAAACCACTACCTGGGTTTGGAATCTCCACGCCAACGCTCACGACTTTGACAGCCACACGAGTGACCTTGAGGAGGTTTCTCGGAAGATCTTTAGTGCTCACTTCGGCCATCTGGCCGTGATCTTCATCTGGCTGAGCGGTGCCTTTTTCCATGGCGCTCGCTTCTCCAACTTCTCCGGCTGGCTCGCCGACCCCACCCACGTGAAGCCCAGTGCTCAAGTGGTGTGGCCGGTGTTCGGCCAAGAAATCCTCAACGGCGATATGGGTGCCGGTTTCCAGGGCATCCAAATCACTTCAGGCCTGTTCCACATGTGGCGGGCTTGGGGCATCACCAATGAGACACAACTGATGTCTCTGGCCATTGGCGCCCTGGTGATGGCCGGTCTGATGCTGAATGCAGGCGTCTTTCACTATCACAAGGCAGCTCCGAAGCTCGAGTGGTTCCAGAACGTTGAGTCGATGCTCAACCACCACTTGGCTGGTCTGTTCGGTTTGGGATCTCTTTCCTGGACCGGTCACCTGCTGCATGTGTCCCTGCCCACTACCAAGTTGATGGATGCCATAGACGCCGGCCAGCCGCTGGTGCTCAATGGCAAGACCATTGCTTCTGTGGCGGACATTCCCCTTCCTCACGAATTCTTCAACCAGGATCTCCTGGCTCAGCTCTACCCAGGTTTCAGCGCCGGTATTGGCGCTTTCTTCCGCGGTGACTGGGCTGCCTACAGCGATTTCCTCACCTTCAAAGGTGGTTTGAATCCGGTGACCGGAAGCATGTGGATGAGCGACATCGCTCATCACCACCTGGCCATCGCGGTGATGTTCATCGTGGCCGGTCACATGTACCGCACCAATTGGGGCATCGGTCACTCCATTAAGGAGATCCTCGAGGGTCAGAAGGGTGATCCTCTCCTCTTCCCTGCAACCAAGGGCCACGACGGTCTGTTTGAGTTCATGACCAACAGCTGGCATGCTCAGCTGGCCGTGAACCTGGCCATCGGTGGTTCCGTGAGCATCATCGTTGCTCAGCACATGTACGCGATGCCTCCGTATCCGTACATGGCGATCGATTACCCGACACAGATCGGTCTGTTCACCCACCACATGTGGATCGGTGGCTTCTTGATCGTCGGCGCTTCCGCTCACGCGGCCATCGCCATGATCCGCGACTACGACCCCGCCAAGCACGTCGATAACGTGCTCGACCGGGTGCTCAAAGCACGCGATGCCATCATCAGCCATCTGAACTGGGTCTGCATCTGGCTGGGTGCCCACAGCTTCGGTCTGTACATCCACAACGACACCATGCGTGCTCTGGGGCGTCCCCAGGACATGTTCAGCGACTCCGCCATTCAGCTGAAGCCGATTTTCGCTCAGTGGATTCAGGGTCTGCACGCCTCCGCTGCCGGCAGCACTGCACCCAACGCTCTCGCCAGCGTCAGTGAAGTGTTCAACGGTTCAGTGGTTGCCGTCGGCGGCAAGGTTGCTGCTGCGCCGATTCCCCTCGGCACCGCTGACTTCATGGTGCACCACATTCACGCCTTCACGATTCACGTGACGGTGCTGATCCTTCTCAAGGGTGTCCTGTACGCCCGTAATTCCCGTCTCATCCCCGATAAGGCCAACCTCGGCTTCCGCTTCTCCTGCGATGGCCCTGGTCGCGGCGGCACCTGTCAGGTGTCTGCTTGGGACCACGTGTTCCTTGGTCTGTTCTGGATGTACAACTCCCTGTCCGTTGTGATCTTCCACTTCTCCTGGAAGATGCAGAGCGACGTGTGGGGAACGGTGAGGCCTGACGGTTCCGTCCAGTACCTCTCCAACGGCAACTTTGCCAACAGCGCTATCACCATCAATGGCTGGCTGCGCGACTACCTGTGGGCTCAAGCCGCACAGGTGATCAACAGCTACGGATCCAACACGGCCGGCTACGGAATCATGTTCCTTGCAGGCCACTTCGTTTGGGCCTTCAGCCTGATGTTCCTGTTCAGCGGCCGCGGCTACTGGCAGGAGCTGATTGAGTCCATCGTCTGGGCTCACAACAAGCTGAAAGTGGCTCCGGCCATCCAGCCCCGTGCGCTGTCCATCATCCAGGGCCGTGCCGTGGGTGTTGCCCATTACCTCCTGGGTGGCATCACGGTGACGTGGGCCTTCTTCCACGCCCACATCCTTGCGGTGGGCTGACCTTTCCTGACCTTTCCCTCTAATGGCAACGAAATTTCCTTCGTTCAGCCAGGGTCTGGCACAGGACCCGACAACCCGCCGTATCTGGTACGGGATCGCCACGGCTCACGACTTCGAGAGCCATGACGGAATGACGGAGGAGAAGCTTTACCAAAAGCTCTTCTCCACCCATTTCGGTCATCTCGCGATCATCGGCCTGTGGGTTTCGGGCAACCTGTTCCACATCGCCTGGCAGGGCAACTTCGAGCAGTGGGTCGCAGATCCTCTGCACGTAAGCCCAATCGCTCACGCAATCTGGGATCCCCACTTCGGTGAAGGCGCCATCACGGCATTCACCCAGGCGGGAGCGTCCTCACCGGTGAACATTGCCTACTCAGGCTTGTATCACTGGTTCTACACAATCGGCATGACCACCAATGCCGAGCTGTACCAGGGATCAATCTTCATGATGATCCTGTCAGCTTGGGCTCTCTTCGCCGGTTGGCTGCACCTTCAGCCCAAGTTCCGGCCTTCCCTGGCTTGGTTCAAGAACGCTGAATCGCGCCTGAATCACCACCTGGCTGTGCTCTTCGGCTTCAGCTCGATCGCCTGGACCGGTCACCTGGTTCATGTGGCCATTCCTGAATCCCGCGGTCAGCACGTCGGTTGGGACAACTTCCTCAGCGTGATGCCTCACCCCGCTGGTTTGGGTCCCTTCTTTACCGGCAACTGGGGTGTGTATGCCCAGAACCCAGACACCATGGGTCAGGTGTTCGGCACTGCTGAAGGATCCGGCACCGCGATCCTCACCTTCCTCGGTGGTTTCCACCCTCAGACCGAAGCCCTCTGGCTGACCGACATTGCCCACCACCATCTGGCCATTGGTTGCATCTTCGTGATCGCCGGCCATATGTACCGGACCAATTTCGGCATCGGTCACTCCATCAAGGAGATCCTGGAAGCCCACAACCCTCCGAAGGGCACTCCTGGAAACCTCGGTGCAGGTCACAGCGGTCTGTACGACACCCTGAACAACAGCCTGCACATGCAGCTGGGTCTGGCTCTCGCCTCCCTCGGTGTGGTCACCTCCCTTGTTGCTCAGCACATGTACGCCATGCCGTCGTATGCCTTCATCGCGAAGGCCTACACAACGCAGGCTGCTCTTTACACCCACCACCAGTACATCGCCATCTTCCTGATGTGCGGTGCCTTCGCCCACGGTGCGATCTTCTTCATCCGTGACTACGACCCCGAAGCCAACAAGGACAACGTCCTGGGCCGGATGCTCGAGCACAAAGAAGCGGTCATCAGCCACCTGAGCTGGGTCACTCTGTTCCTCGGCTTCCACACCCTGGGTCTTTACGTCCACAACGACGTGGTCGTGGCCTTCGGTACCCCCGAAAAGCAGATTCTGGTTGAGCCCGTCTTCGCCCAGTTCGTTCAAGCCGCTTCCGGCAAGGCGATCTACGGCTTCGATGTGCTGCTGGCCAACGCTGGCGGTGCTGCCGCCAATGCCAACGCTGCTTACATGGGTGGTTGGATGGACGCCATCAATGGCGCCCGTGGCAGCAACGATCTGTTCCTGCCCATCGGCCCTGGTGACTTCCTGGTTCACCACGCCATCGCACTGGGTCTCCACACCACCACCCTGATCCTTGTTAAGGGTGCTCTGGATGCCCGCGGCTCCAAGCTGATGCCCGACAAGAAGGACTTCGGCTACTCCTTCCCCTGCGACGGCCCCGGCCGTGGCGGCACCTGTGACATCTCCGCTTGGGACGCCTTCTACCTGGCAGTCTTCTGGGCGCTGAACACAGTGGGTTGGGTCACCTTCTACTGGCACTGGAAGCACCTCGCCATCTGGCAGGGCAATGTTGCTCAGTTCAATGAGTCCAGCACCTACTTGATGGGTTGGTTCCGCGACTACCTGTGGCTGAACTCCTCCCAGCTGATCAACGGATACAACCCCTTCGGCAGCAACAACCTTGCTGTTTGGGCTTGGATGTTCCTCTTCGGTCACCTGGTGTGGGCCACCGGCTTCATGTTCCTCATTTCCTGGCGTGGCTACTGGCAGGAGCTGATCGAGACCATCGTTTGGGCTCATCAGCGCAGCCCCATTGCCAACATGATGGGTTGGCGTGATAAGCCTGTGGCACTGTCCATCGTTCAGGCTCGTGTTGTTGGCCTGGCTCACTTCACAGTGGGTTACGTCCTCACTTACGCGGCATTCCTGATCGCCTCGACCTCAGGCAAGTTCGGCTGATCCAGCAGATGCTGCTTTGATCAACTAGTCGTTTCTCGAAATCTCCCCCGCCCGGGCTTGCCGGGCGGGGGTTTTTTCTTGCTTGTGGTGTCTCAGCCGACCACCGAGTCAGCTGATTGCTGGATCAGTTGCTGAACAGAATGTCGAGGGTGCGCAGATAGGTGTGCAGTCCCGCGTCTTGGATGGGAAGCACATAGGCATCAGCGCTGGACTCGTTGTGATGGGAATGCCAATACCCCGGTGGCGTGACGAATGCGGCACCTGCCACCCAGTCTTCTCGATGGGGATTGAGGATTCGACCCTGGTCGTCTAGCTCGGTGCCGATCAGGGTGTAGCAACCGGGTTCGCAGTCCACGGCGAAATCCAGGGCAATCGACTGGTGGCGGTGAGGTTTCTGCTCTTGGCCGGCGGGGAGAATTCCGAGCATCGCCCAGAGTGTGTGGGTCACCGTGCGGGTCTGCGGAAACGCGGCATTGCCCAGCAGCACGCTGACACGATTGGCGCGGGCTCCGCTCGGGCTCGCTGCGATGTCCGCCAAGCGCCCCTGGCTGTCGAGATGGCTGTAGAAGGTTGGCTCAAAGCGGGATTCACTGGGCGTGACGCCCAGATGGCGCAGCAGTGGCGCGTCGTGCACCCAATAGAGAGCTCCCTTGCTGCGACTGGTGTGAATGGCATCACCGCCTGCGGGCAAGACGAGCATGTCGCCTTTGCTCCAGCTGAAATGCTCGCCGCAGGCTTCGGTTTCTCCTTCCCCATCGGCGACGAAAAACAGCTGGCTTGTGGCTACAGCGGCTGTACGCAGTTCGGTGTCGTGCACGCGAATAAAGTTCGCGCAAAGTGAGGGACCGGTGGCTGGTCCGTTGCAGTTGAGCTCTGCACTGAGGTCGAGCGCCAGCACGGCACTGCCAGTGTCATCGAAGAATGTCGGTGAGAAGCTGCGATAGGGCACCAATGAGGTCAGCCCGCTGCGGATCGGATTCGCCGCCTCGCCGTAGGAAAAGAACTGCGCTTGTTCCGAAGAAGCCCGACTGTGCGTCGTGCTGATCACCATGGCGCGGCCTCTTCGAACAAACAGGGCACCCACACTACGAATCGCTGCATCCAGGGGTTGTATGCATTGCGTCATGGTTCTCACTGGTGTCAGTCACGGGCTGGTTGCATTCATGGTTTGGACTGAGAACCCTCCAGCGTCGTTCTCCTTCCATGTCCATGGCTTCATTACCCCCAAGGCTTGAGCTCGTCGTGCTGCTTGCAGGGGCTGTGGTCGGTTACAACCTCACAATGCAATACCTGCCAAGTCAGCGCATCAACCTGGGGCAGATCGAGGCTCAAGATCGACTCGATCGTGGAGAATCCTGGCCCGCGAGTGCTGCCAAGAGCTCCCAGCCGGCCGCCCCATCCGATGCGATGTCTACAGCACTGGCCTTGAGTTCAGGCGTCTGCACCGTTCCAGCGGGCGGCGGGCCTGCCTTGAACGAACGCTTCGAACCCTGCTAGTCGGAGTCCTGGCCGCGGTGTTCGAGCCAATGACGACCGTGGTTCAACCATCCAGCTCTGGCATCGCTGGTCCCACACCACGCCAGCGTTTGATTGAGAAGTAAATAGCTGGCACCACAAAGAGGGACAGCAGAGTTGATGCCAGTAGACCACTGAACACCACAGTGCCAATGCTGATCCGGCTTGCTGAACCGCTCCCTGTGGCAAGCAGCAAGGGCAAAAAGCCTGCCAACGAAGTCACGGCGGTGAGCAGGATCGGCCGCATTCTGTTGATGGCGGCTCCTTCAATGGCCTCGAGTAGACCAATGCCCTGTTTCAAGCGTTGATTGGCGAACTCCACGATCAGGATGCCGTTCTTCGCCGCCAGGCTGACCAGCACCAGCAGACCCATCTGAGCGTAAACATCAAGGCTGAGACCACGCAGTTTTAGACCGATCAGTGCTCCCAGGAGTGCCATGGGCACGGTGAGCAGGATGATCAAAGGATCCACGAAACTCTCGTACAGGCCTGACAGCAGCAGATACACCACCGTGAGGCCGAGGGCGAACAGCACCCACGACACTGACTCGGCGCGGGTTTCTTCTTTGGCCAGGCCCGTGAAGGCCAGGTCCAGGTTGTTTCCGCCGGTCCGTTCGCTGAGTGCTTTCAGCAGATCGATGGCCTGGCCGCTGCTGATGGTGTCTTCGGGTACGGCCGTGATGCTGATCGATCGGTCTTGGTTGAAATGGTTGATCGTGTTGGCGCCGGTGTCACGGGTCAGGCGTGCCACATTGGCGAGCGAGACCAGCTCACCGCTGCGGTTGCGCACCATCAGGCCGGTTAGGTCGCTGGGTGTGCTGCGATCCCGTCCTTCCAGCTGGATATAAATGCTGCGGATCTCCCCGCCTTCAAAGGTGTCGTCGATGTAGCGGCCGCCGATGGCCGTGCCGATGTCTCTCAGCGTTGGTCCCACTGGCAAGTCCAGCGCTGCCATCAAGCTGCGGTCAACGTCCAGGCGCCATCGCGGTGAACTGGCATCGAAACGGGTGCTGACCCGTTGGAAGCTCCCGGTGGCTTCTGCGGCCTCAATGAATTGCTGAGCCTGTGCCTCAAAGGCTTGCAGGCTGAGTTGGCCCCCGCTTCGGTCGAGTAACTCCAGTTGGAGACCCGACTCACTGCTGAATCCCCGCACAGTAGGGGGCGTGGTCACGATCACTCGGGCATCGCTGATGCGCTGACGCAATGCACGGTTCAGCCGTTGTTTCACGGCTTCACTGCTGTTCTCGCGTCCCGGTCTGTCCTTGAGTGGTGTGAGACGCAGATAAAAGGATCCCGAATTCTCTCCGCTCTGTCCGAAGGAGCTTCCGGCATAGAAATTGCCGCTCCGCACTAGTGCTTCTTCTGCGACCACCGAGCGGATGCGCTTCATGATGGCTTCGGTGCGCTCCAGGCTGGCTCCGTCTTGAAGGGTGAAATAGCCACGAATCTGTCCTTGGTCCTCATTGGGGATGAAGGCTGTGGGAATGGCGGCCAGGCCAATCCCTGTGATGATCAGACCAGACAGCAACAAGGCGATCACCAGGCGACCGCGTGGGAGCCACACCCCAAGCAATCGGCTGTAGGTCTGTTGGAGCTGGGTCATTCCACGGCGTAGTCCGCGACTGAGTTTCTGCACCGGTCCTGGCAACCGTCCGCCACCGGGCCCAAGAACGCGCGCGCAGGCCATTGGAGTGAAGGTGAGGGCATTGAAGGTGGAGAACAGAATCGCGCCACAAATGGCGAGAGCGATCGGTTCATAGAGACGGCCGATGGATCCTGGGATGAGCAGGACTGGCAAAAACACAGCTGCCAACACCAACGAAGTGGCGACCACGGCGCCACCCAGTTCAGCCATGGCATCTTCGGCGGCCCCTTGGGGTTCGGCACCGGCTTCAATGCGGCCGGCAATGTCTTCACTCACCACGATCGCGTCGTCCACCACGATGCCCGTGGCCAGCACGAGTCCGAACAGGATCAGGCTGTTCAGATTGGAACCGCTCAGCCGAACGACAGCAAGACTGCCGATCAAGGCGACGGGCACACTCAGACCAGGGATCATGGCCAGTCGCCAGCGCCCTAGGAACAGCACCAGCACAACGAGCACCAGCACCACCGAATCGCGAAGCGTTGCGGTGGTGCGATCGAGGTTGGCTTGAATGTTGTCCGCTACATCGACGATGACTTGCATTGTCAGGCCCGGCGGGAAGCTGCTTTCCATCCGCTTCAGCGCATCCCTGACCGCCCGGCTCACCGCAAGAGCATTGGTGCCGTCACGTTGATAGATCCCCATCGCGACCGAGCTTTCTCCCTGCAGGTTCAGGGCTCTGCTCCCGTAGTTGCGCTGTCCAAGCTCTACGCGACCGACATCCTGCAGCCGCACCAATCCTCCGTTCTCCGTTCGCTTCACAACCATTTCTTCGAAGTCGCGAATGCTGCGCAAGCGCCCCTCTGCATCCACCGGAAGGCTGAACAACTGATCACCTGGTGCCGGTGCTTTGCCGAGGTTGCCGACCGCAGCCAGAACGTTCTGTTCGGATAACGCGGCGCTGATGTCGCTGGTGGAGAGGTTGAACTGTTCCAGTCGGTTGGGATCCAGCCAGAGGCGGAATGCCAGTTCGCTGCTGCCGAACACCCGGACGTCACCCACTCCAGATGCGGAGCGCAGGCTTTCGCTCAGGTTTTGATCCAGCCATCCACCGAGAAAGATCGGCTCATACATCCCGGCTGGAGCGCTGAAGCCAAGAATTAACAGCAAATCATTGCTGGATTGGCTGACGGTCAGCCCCTGACGGGTCACGGCCTGGGGCAGCCGGCGGCTGGCGAGGTTCACCTCGTTCTGCACCTTGATGGCGTTGAGCTCGGGGTCCCCGGATGCAAATCGCAAACTGATGCTGGCGCTTCCTTGCCGGCTGCTGGAGGTCATGCTCTCCAGTCCGTCGAGACCGTTGAGCTGTTGTTCCAGCACGGTGGTAACGCTCTGCTCCACCACCTCAGCCCCCGCCGCCGGAAAATTGGCGCGCACACTGACGCGTGTTGGCGCCAGTGGCGGCAGATCCTCGAGTCCGAGTCCCACCAAGGACACGACACCCGATAGCAACACCAATAGGCTGCAGACGATCGTGAAGACGGGCCGTCTCAGGAATGGCTGGGAGATGGACCGCACTGCTTCGATCTCAAACGCAGTGGCAGACCGACAATAAAGATCCCCTCCAACATTCGCCGATGGTTGGAGGGGATGGAAGGGGGATTGAGTTCAGAAACGCCCCCAGTTGCTCAGCCGACGCTCCAGACGCCTGCAGCAATCTTGAACAGGTCCTGAACGTGGACGGTGTTGCACAGGAACCAGGCGAACACAGCACCACCACAGCCGCCAAGCCAGAAACCACTGGTGAAATCAGCCCAACCCATCCGGGTGAACAAATCAGCCGGAGGATTCGCCACGGTGGGGTCCGAAGGTGGGACGTTCGGTTGAGCACCCGGCTGGTTGTAGAGCAGGAACAGCAGGGTCAGGATGTGCACAGCACCGATGGCAGCAAGCAGGCCTGCCGTCTCGGCATAGTCTGTGTTGCGAAGTGGTCCACAGATCGTGAAGGGTCCGTAGAGCAGATAGCCGAACGCAGCGCCGGTTTCGATGCCACGGAAGTTGGCTGAAATTCCTGGTCGGTATAGAGGCAGGTTGTTGATCAGCGCCTTGATGAAATAGCCACTGTTGACGGGGGTCGCCAGGTTCCCAACACAGGGATCAGACGCTGGAGTGACGGTCATTGGATGAAAAAGCCGA
This window contains:
- the psaB gene encoding photosystem I core protein PsaB, coding for MATKFPSFSQGLAQDPTTRRIWYGIATAHDFESHDGMTEEKLYQKLFSTHFGHLAIIGLWVSGNLFHIAWQGNFEQWVADPLHVSPIAHAIWDPHFGEGAITAFTQAGASSPVNIAYSGLYHWFYTIGMTTNAELYQGSIFMMILSAWALFAGWLHLQPKFRPSLAWFKNAESRLNHHLAVLFGFSSIAWTGHLVHVAIPESRGQHVGWDNFLSVMPHPAGLGPFFTGNWGVYAQNPDTMGQVFGTAEGSGTAILTFLGGFHPQTEALWLTDIAHHHLAIGCIFVIAGHMYRTNFGIGHSIKEILEAHNPPKGTPGNLGAGHSGLYDTLNNSLHMQLGLALASLGVVTSLVAQHMYAMPSYAFIAKAYTTQAALYTHHQYIAIFLMCGAFAHGAIFFIRDYDPEANKDNVLGRMLEHKEAVISHLSWVTLFLGFHTLGLYVHNDVVVAFGTPEKQILVEPVFAQFVQAASGKAIYGFDVLLANAGGAAANANAAYMGGWMDAINGARGSNDLFLPIGPGDFLVHHAIALGLHTTTLILVKGALDARGSKLMPDKKDFGYSFPCDGPGRGGTCDISAWDAFYLAVFWALNTVGWVTFYWHWKHLAIWQGNVAQFNESSTYLMGWFRDYLWLNSSQLINGYNPFGSNNLAVWAWMFLFGHLVWATGFMFLISWRGYWQELIETIVWAHQRSPIANMMGWRDKPVALSIVQARVVGLAHFTVGYVLTYAAFLIASTSGKFG
- the cobJ gene encoding precorrin-3B C(17)-methyltransferase, with the translated sequence MERIKAIALTPGAATTLKDMPADLRIGPASQLLKANWTRGGNLLVIGAIGAVTRLIAPLVQDKHSDPAVVVMDARGEHVVPLLGGHSAGAEQLARDLAAALGSRAVLTGDASTQGRLALDAFGEAWGWKRGGEASAWHQLMQSQAMEQPLSLTQQSGTTLWSTSAGSQRLHHRDGSHQSPALSIGAKTDAAACRWHPPTLWIGIGCERNTSLGLVERAVASALAQASLAREAVAGISSIDVKANEPALIRLSEQHEWPFRLHCASSLAAVAVPTPSEVVNAEMGTASVAEAAALLAAGDGAQLRHPKQILHADPGEQGAVTVAIAEASQAFAPQRGELHLIGSGPGALDLLTPDARQALSRCVSWVGYGLYLDLLEPLRRHDQVRVDGQLTRERDRCQQALEMAREGTKVALVSSGDSGIYGMAGLALELWMDLPESHRPLFQVHPGLSALQLAAAKAGAPLMHDFCTISLSDRLTPWEVIERRLHAAAEGDFVVALYNPRSKGRDWQLQRAIEILLKDRPATTPVVMARQLGRREENVSLFQLANLQPEDVDMLTVLVVGNSSSRVMGGRMVTPRGYPGAALS
- a CDS encoding cupin; protein product: MVISTTHSRASSEQAQFFSYGEAANPIRSGLTSLVPYRSFSPTFFDDTGSAVLALDLSAELNCNGPATGPSLCANFIRVHDTELRTAAVATSQLFFVADGEGETEACGEHFSWSKGDMLVLPAGGDAIHTSRSKGALYWVHDAPLLRHLGVTPSESRFEPTFYSHLDSQGRLADIAASPSGARANRVSVLLGNAAFPQTRTVTHTLWAMLGILPAGQEQKPHRHQSIALDFAVDCEPGCYTLIGTELDDQGRILNPHREDWVAGAAFVTPPGYWHSHHNESSADAYVLPIQDAGLHTYLRTLDILFSN
- the psaA gene encoding photosystem I core protein PsaA, with the translated sequence MTISPPERGNTAKTQVEKVDNPATFELFGKPGHFDRALAKGPKTTTWVWNLHANAHDFDSHTSDLEEVSRKIFSAHFGHLAVIFIWLSGAFFHGARFSNFSGWLADPTHVKPSAQVVWPVFGQEILNGDMGAGFQGIQITSGLFHMWRAWGITNETQLMSLAIGALVMAGLMLNAGVFHYHKAAPKLEWFQNVESMLNHHLAGLFGLGSLSWTGHLLHVSLPTTKLMDAIDAGQPLVLNGKTIASVADIPLPHEFFNQDLLAQLYPGFSAGIGAFFRGDWAAYSDFLTFKGGLNPVTGSMWMSDIAHHHLAIAVMFIVAGHMYRTNWGIGHSIKEILEGQKGDPLLFPATKGHDGLFEFMTNSWHAQLAVNLAIGGSVSIIVAQHMYAMPPYPYMAIDYPTQIGLFTHHMWIGGFLIVGASAHAAIAMIRDYDPAKHVDNVLDRVLKARDAIISHLNWVCIWLGAHSFGLYIHNDTMRALGRPQDMFSDSAIQLKPIFAQWIQGLHASAAGSTAPNALASVSEVFNGSVVAVGGKVAAAPIPLGTADFMVHHIHAFTIHVTVLILLKGVLYARNSRLIPDKANLGFRFSCDGPGRGGTCQVSAWDHVFLGLFWMYNSLSVVIFHFSWKMQSDVWGTVRPDGSVQYLSNGNFANSAITINGWLRDYLWAQAAQVINSYGSNTAGYGIMFLAGHFVWAFSLMFLFSGRGYWQELIESIVWAHNKLKVAPAIQPRALSIIQGRAVGVAHYLLGGITVTWAFFHAHILAVG